A region of the Apium graveolens cultivar Ventura chromosome 6, ASM990537v1, whole genome shotgun sequence genome:
ATATAGAAGGTTCTGGATCTCCTTCCTTAAGGggactcctaatcaccatctaagttggagacttatccaccaagtcttccaacagaagtctaaccctagactcaactctatataaagggctctacccctcatTCTAGAACTatatttttggcttgattctctacaacacagagatacgtaggcatcttgcaaggatcgatagtcccgaacgcaagagcagccattaaagcttgaagctcaccaaccctagcattaaatactaaagtactcaggttttattccacaacatttgGTGCCGTCTGTGAGAAACTTACAACAACTATGGTGAACACACGGAGCAGAAACACTAGTAGGACAAACACTCCTGTCCCATCGCGAATAATTGCATCAGCAGTGGAAGTACCACCACACTCAACTTATGCCCCCACCCAAGAAGGAACCCTAGTAAGGGCAACTGAGGCTCAACCACAAGGGGtgaatcccccggctcctcaagggacgaacccccaacttcagcagctgcatgcacctgtgaactctcaaccccttgggtatgagtactcgacaattgtgactactaaccccccttacgggatgTCTCTATACCCCGAAGTTGGAGGGAGTGGACATCCTGGTAcgagtgaagcacaagggcggaTGCCCCAATACATACGTGGCTTGGCTTCTATTCCGAaagatcaagaattctctgggaCTTATACTAAAAGAGACTCTGAGTCATCGGATGACGATGTTGCTCCAAGAAGAACGCATGCTGGCAAGGAGCCGATGGCTAACGCTGAACAACGCTCTAGGAGcactcaagggatgaatcccaagatgttcaagagaggatcagggctcatgaagcagagatccaaaggctgaagcaaGACCTGGAGACACATCTGGCCTCAAGACCCCCACTTATTCCAAGgcggagaaatcctcctccaatcatagacctagatggtccaataccaagaaggaCAGCTGCCCTAAGGGCTGATCTAAGTGATCGTATGCCCCTAGgtgatcctgatgatccaaacccaccattcactgaagagataatgaatgctcgtatctcaaggaagttcaagatgcccaccatcaaagcatatgatggtattgacgaccccgctaatcatgttaggacgttCTCTAATGCCCTATTGTTATAGCCCGTGAACGACACTATTAAGTGTCGGGTcttccctcaaaccctatcgggcatggctcaaaggtggtacagccgtctgcccccaaactctataGGATCCTTTAAGGACTTGAGTCAAGCTTTTATCAAGAAGTTCATAAGTGGCAGAGCGCATGAGAAGAGCTCAGCATCTCTCATGGGTATAGtccaaggagcaaaggagtccctGAGAGAGTAACTGAATCGATTTACGAAGGAGGCTTTGAAGGTCCCTGATCTTGATGATAAAGTAGTTATGATAGCCCTACAGCAGGGGACTAAagacgagttctttaagatgtccttggctaaCCGCCCTCCCGAAAGCATGCTGCAGCTCCAGGATAGAGCTGGGAAATATATTAAGGTggaggaaagtatgaagaagatAGCTGTGAGTAACGAACCTACTGGGAATAAGAAGCAGAAGACGGATCAGGAGTATGATGCCAAGGATAAGTATCCACGAATTGGCAAAAACTCTGACTCctcctcttctaagaagaatcagCAAACAAGGTTCGCTGAATATACAAGGttgaatgctccaaggagccaaatccttatggaaattgagaaggataaggactttcaaatggtcgaagccactaaggggagaccccgagaaaagagacaagagtcggtactgcaggtttcacaaggatgtcgGTCATGATACTGACGATTGTAGACAAATTaaggatgagattgagtatcTGATCCGAAGGGGAAAGTTTGGATGTTTCACTAAGGGTGAGGAGGCCCGAGgccaaaagagagataatgatcgAAGAGATGATGATCGAAGGGGTAACGACAGAGATCGTAACCCACAGCCCCGAGGGCCAATAATTAATATGATCTCAGGAGGACCTACAGTAGCTGGTACTACAAGGAACTCCTGAAAAGCTTATGCAAGAGAAGTGATGAGCATAGTTGGAGAGCCATCTAAGTGTTCTAAGTCAGAGATGATACTTGAATTTGGTGACCCGGACtttgaaggtttgaaatttcctcaggATGATCCTCTGTTTATCACTCCGATAATTGGAAATTATCCTATTATGAGGGTCCTAGTGGACAATGGAGCTTCCGTGGATATTCTGTTCTATGACACATTCATAAGGATGGGCTACAATGATTCTCATCTAACTCCGTCCAACGCACCTATCTATGGGTTTAACCATGTGGAATACAAATTCGAATGAGCAAAATAACTTCCCGTAACTATCGGGGAAGAGCCCAGGGAGGCCACGCAGATGTTGAACTTTCAGGTTGTCAAGGCAGCCTCTAcctacaatgctatcatgggtagAACAGGGATCCATGCTTTTAAGGCTGTGCCATCAACCTACCATATGGTACTGAGGTTCCCACCTAGGAATGGTCCTGAAGAAGCAAGGGGAGATCAGAAGATGGCCCACGGTTTTTATGTTACAGCACTTAGGCCCGATGGAACAGGGGGGCATGTCCTccccatagaagacatggatgtccgagaaaataaTGAACTGCGAGGAACGCCAGCCGAGGACTTGGTCCCAATTCCTTTAGACCCCTTAGACCCGGAGAAGGTCACGCACATGGGGGCATCTCTTGATAAGCCCTTGAAGGGTCGAATGACAACTTTCCTCCAGGAAAACAATGATGTATTTGCTTGGACAGCCGCTGATATGCCTGGGAGTTATCCAAACCTAATAACTTATAGGTTGAAAGTTGATCCAACTCGGAAGGCTATAAAGCAaaagaagagaacttatgcccctgatAGGATGGAAGCCATTAAGCAGGAGGTCGAGAAGCTTTTAGAAGCTGGATTTATTGAGGAAGTGCAATTCCCTGAATGGTTGGATAACCCCCTAATGGtcaagaaggccaatggaaagtggaggatgtgcattgactttactgatttgaatgatgCTTGTCCCAAAGACTATTACcccctaccaaggattgataccctgatttatgccactgctggacatgagatgttAAGCTTCATGGATGGCTTCAGTGGTTACAATCAAATCagaatgcataaggatgacacccccaaggtatctttcataactgactttggtgtattctgttatcttgttatggcttttggacttaagaatggAGGAGCTACTTACCAAAGACTGGTAAACAAGATATTTGCCCATCTaattgggaagaccatggaggtctatgtcgatgacatgttagtaaAAAGCTTAAGCAAGGCCGATCATATTAGTCACCTCAGAGAAGCATTTGAAGTGCTAAGgcaccataagatgatgttaaacctaGCCAAGTGCGCTTTTGCCGTtgggtctggaaaatttttgggtcACATGGTCTCTAAGAGGGGGATAGAGGCTAATCCCGACAAGATCAAAGCcatcctagacatggagccaccacgCTCCATCAAGGACGTTCAGAAGCTGAAAGGAAGAATTGCAgctctagggaggttcatctTCAAGTTTGGAGACAAATGCCTGCCCTTTTTCAAAACCCCTAAGAAGGTGAAGGACTTTGAATAGACAACTGAGAGCCAAGAAGCCTTTGAACAACTGAAGAAGTACATGACtgaagccccgttgttggctaaaCCAAGTCCGGAGGAAATTCTTTACTTATACCTCGCGGTATCTGAAAAAGCCATGAGTGCAGTCCTCCTGAAGGAAGAGCAGAAGGTCCAGAAACCTATATACTATGTGAGCAAGGTGCTCCATGGAGCAGAGTTGAATTACTCCACCACGGAGAAGTTTGCACTTGCTCTCATCATAGCCTCGAGCAAGTTAAGATTAtacttccaggctcacaagatCGAACTCCTGACGGACCAACCCTTGAGGAATATACTACATAGCCCGAAGGTCAGCGGAAGGCTCATCAAGTGAGCGATtgagttaggagagtttgatatcAAGTATAAGCCTCGAACGGCCATCAAGGCTAAGGCCTTAGCAGACTTCATGGTCGAATGCACCATCAATGACCAAGAAGTTGGGGGCAGGAGATAGTAACCCCAGAAGAAGGAGAGaaggagaagggtgaagaaaCAACCTtaaaagagtattgggttctccattttgacggagcatccaaaacaaaatctagtggtgcaggcctagtcttgcaaagccctgatgggtttatGATTGAATATGCTTTAAAATTGGACTTCCCAACTACGAAAAACGAAGCAGAATATGAACCATTGATAGCTGACTTAGGCTTAACTAGAGCCGTGAGGGCCAAAAACCTAAAGGTCTGCGGAGACTCAAGACTTGTAGTTGGTCAAGTTAATGGAGAGTTTGAAACCAAAGATGAAACTATGGCCAAGTACCTGATAGTCGTAAAGGGAATACTGactcagtttgatgaatggtaTACAGAATATGTTCCGAGGGAGGAGAACACTATGGCAGATGCCTTGTCCCAGTTTGCCTCGTCTGAAATCGAGAACTATCCGAGAAGTATTTAATTCCAGGTCTTGAAGACCCTACTATTCATGTCATAAATCTGATAACACTGATTAGTGTGGCAAGCTGTTGGATAGACCCGATCAAGACCCACTTAGAAACTGGGTGGCTCCCCGATAACGCCCAAGAAGCACGCAAGCTGTCGGTTAGAGCGTTAAGATACTCGTCGATTGAAGGCCTTATTTAAAAAGGTCCTTTTTTATCACGTACTTGAAGTGCTTAAGACCTCTTGAAGCAGAGGAGGCACTTAAAGAAGCCCATAAAGGGATttatggacaacacttggggggcagggccctcgctcacaagataactTGGTTGGGATTTTACTGGCCAACTATGCTAGCTGATGCAAAGGCTTATGTGAAGAAGTGCGACAGGTGCCTGAGGCACGCTCTGATGGTACGACAGCCCCCAGGGAGGCTTACGTCGATCAACACACCCATCCCTTTTGCAATGTGGGGAATGGACATACTTGGACCATTTCATATGACATCGGGACAGAGGAAGTTCATTTTGGTAGCCATAGACTACTGTacaaagtggattgaggctaaggcactagccaagataaccaccaagcaaaTTACCCAATTCTTTTGGGAGAATATGATATGCCGATATGGAATCCCACGCATTCTTGTCACGGATAATGGGAAGCAATTTGATAATGGAGAGTTCAGAGAGTACTGCGATGATAACAGCATAGAACTTCGCTTCACCTCGGTTGCACATCCTCAGGCAAACGGGCAACCGGAAGTTTCTAACAGgatcatccttgatggacttaagaagaGGGTGGAACGCTCGAGAAACACTTGGGTGGATGAGTTGATTCCTATACTATGGGCATATCGTACCACCTGCAAAGTGACAACTGAAGCTACCCCAATCATGTTGGCTTACGGAGCCGAGGCAGTGGTGCCCCTTGAGATCACTCATGGATCCCCTAGGATCGAAGCTTACGAACCAGAGACAAAcgaagaaggcatgaggctcgcTCTCAATCTCATTGACGGGGTCAGGGATGAAGCCAACGCCCGCAATGCAGAACATCAgcgaagagcctccctctattataatagacgggttaaagaaaggttctttcaaCAAGGAGATTTGGTTCTGAGGAAGATTGAGGCATCAGGAGTAGGGGAGAGAGGCAAGCTGGCCCCCAACTGGGAAGGGCCTTATAAGGTCAGGAGGACATTGGGGCGAGGATCCTATAAGTTAGAGACCCTGAATGGTGATGAAGTGCCTCGCACTTGGCATGCTTcgaacctgaaggtttattatgtttatGACATTCACTACCTGTTCCTAGTACTTAGCATTAGTTTTACAAATAAGGTCGATGAAACCATCTTATATAAGGCTTGAACCCATTTCTTAGAGTTattatctatttatgcaagtttatttttatcatcttgtctaccagtttatttaagtacgagcattcaaagaatgcaagtcccgaaggaccaaatgccgaaaataaaagacaagtatGAAATGAAATTAAACATAGTGCATAGATAAAAGATCCCGAAGGATCATAAGTTAGAAGTCCCGAAGGACCAATAGGTTACAAACCAATAAAAGTTCAAATAAATAGGTTCTGAAGATAAAAGCCACATACGACAATCAAGGCCATGCAAGGCCATGTCATTCACTCGTCAGAAGAATCCTCCCCCTCTCCATCCGACCCTTCCTCAGAAGAAGAACCGCTGCTCACCAGAATTGGCTCCCTCATCTTCCCTCGAAGGGCTGCCCTGGACTTGGGGCTACCCGAGGGGGCTTTGCCCTTAGAGCCGGAACCGGAACCTGAGTGGCTGGAGCTTGACTGGGACCTCATACGAGGAGTCGAGGGCACCGATCCGGAAGGTTGCTCAAATAAGTTCATAACAGGCATCTTCCAAGGGCAAGAAAGAAGGCTTGGATCAACCACGTCCGGCCATACGCCTTGAGAATCTTTGACTCCCCTATTCCAACCTATTATCATGTTAATGGGGCGCATCTCGTCATCGTGCTCATCCATCATGGTAGTGAACCTAGTGGATCTATGATAAGCAGCCTCGAGGTCCTTCCATTCCTTCTTCCTCTTCTCTTCAGAGCTAGCATACTTCTTCTTCATGATGGCAAGCTTGCCCTCCACCTCATGGGCTCTAGACTCCCATTCCCCCGAGGAAATAGTCATCTGCTTCATGGAAGCTTGTATTGCATTGTAGTCACCTCTTATTTTCACAGCTTGAGTAGAGGACGCTGCGAAATAGGCATTGGCCTGACAAAGAAAACATAAGTTTAATTAAGAAGGGTCGAGCCCCCAAGGAATGATCCATATAATATTTTCTAAGTTCTAAAAAAAGAGAACCTAAATGAAAATTTACACAAGGAGAAACATACCTGATAGAGGGCATGAGCTCCCAACATCTCAGCCTCGAGGAGTTTCTCACCAAAAGAGACGAATAATAGGTCGGGATGAGTGATGCAGTTTTTCGACCACTCGAGAGCAAGGGCCGGGTTGCCGAAAATGGAGTCATTGGAAGAAATACCTCAACCGGGCTCGAAAGGAGTCCTAGAACTCCCGTCAAAATCCATGGTCCTCTTAAGGCCAGATCCTGACGCCTCGAGGAAGGCAGGGACCTTCGGGATATGGTTGGCCTTCTTGATGGCATCCCTAGCCATCCTTCCCGTAACAGCACCGCTCGGCTTGGCTTTGGCATCGAGAGCCTTAGCAACTGAAATAAGAAGAAAAGAAACAAATGTAAGAATAAACTTGTAcaaagtaagggaaaataaggaTAAATACCCTCTATGGAGAGGTAGCTAAGGCCAGCCTCGACAAGCTTGACTTCCGTCATGAACTCCCAGTAAGGGGTTCTCCTGTCATCGTCAATAAGAAGATCTCGAGCATGAAGCTCAGCAGCAGAAAGGTTGAGAATAAAGTGGGAGCTATCGACTGGGCTACTAAAATTGCGTCTGAAGTATACACCCCAGTCTCCGTCCTTCCACTCAATAAACATGAACTTCTTGTTCCAGTTTTGGTTTGAGTCATTTAGGGAACT
Encoded here:
- the LOC141665821 gene encoding uncharacterized protein LOC141665821, whose protein sequence is MLNFQVVKAASTYNAIMGRTGIHAFKAVPSTYHMVLRFPPRNGPEEARGDQKMAHGFYVTALRPDGTGGHVLPIEDMDVRENNELRGTPAEDLVPIPLDPLDPEKVTHMGASLDKPLKGRMTTFLQENNDVFAWTAADMPGSYPNLITYRLKVDPTRKAIKQKKRTYAPDRMEAIKQEVEKLLEAGFIEEVQFPEWLDNPLMNGGATYQRLVNKIFAHLIGKTMEVYVDDMLVKSLSKADHISHLREAFEVLRHHKMMLNLAKCAFAVGSGKFLGHMVSKRGIEANPDKIKAILDMEPPRSIKDVQKLKGRIAALGRFIFKFGDKCLPFFKTPKKVKDFE